In one Silene latifolia isolate original U9 population chromosome 10, ASM4854445v1, whole genome shotgun sequence genomic region, the following are encoded:
- the LOC141604575 gene encoding BRASSINOSTEROID INSENSITIVE 1-associated receptor kinase 1-like → MVKVWVCFIITCCYLFGSASSNAEGDALNALRVALNDPNGVLQSWDPTLVNPCTWFHVTCNSDNSVTRVDLGNANLTGQLVPALGQLPNLQYLELYSNIISGPIPFELGNLTNLVSLDLYLNKLTGPIPDTLGKLQKLRFLRLNNNTLSGEIPRSLTAIITLQVLDLSYNHLSGSVPVNGSFSLFTPISYKGNPNLKMPPTPTPPPIQTPSGSSSGANSATGAIAGGVAAGAALLFAAPAISLAWWRRRKPQDHFFDVPAEEDPEVHLGQLKRFSLRELQVASDNFSHKNILGRGGFGKVYKGRLADGSLVAVKRLKEERTQGAGELQFQTEVEMISMAVHRNLLRLRGFCMTPTERLLVYPYMANGSVASCLRDRPESQPPLNWEIRQRIALGAARGLAYLHDHCDPKIIHRDVKAANILLDEEYEAVVGDFGLAKLMDYKDTHVTTAVRGTIGHIAPEYLSTGKSSEKTDVFGYGVMLLELITGQRAFDLARLANDDDVMLLDWVKGLLKEKKLETLVDADLQGNYVEPEVEQLIQVALLCTQSSPTERPKMSEVVRMLEGDGLAERWEEWQKEEMFRQDFTHIPPGSDWPVDSTSNLRPDELSGPR, encoded by the exons ATGGTGAAGGTTTGGGTGTGCTTCATCATAACTTGCTGCTACTTGTTTGGATCTGCCTCTTCTAATGCTGAAG gTGATGCCCTCAACGCCCTTCGAGTCGCTTTGAATGATCCAAACGGGGTCTTACAGAGTTGGGATCCTACCCTCGTCAATCCCTGCACTTGGTTCCATGTTACCTGCAACAGCGACAACAGCGTTACCAGAGT TGATCTTGGTAATGCTAACTTGACCGGTCAACTTGTTCCCGCCCTCGGTCAGCTTCCCAACCTTCAGTACTT GGAACTTTACAGCAATATCATCAGTGGTCCTATTCCCTTTGAACTCGGTAATTTGACCAACTTAGTCAGCTTGGATCTCTACCTTAACAAGCTCACTGGCCCTATTCCTGACACACTCGGCAAGCTTCAAAAATTGCGTTTCTT GCGGCTAAACAACAACACCTTGTCAGGAGAAATACCAAGATCATTAACAGCTATCATCACTCTCCAAGTCCT TGATTTATCATACAATCATCTATCAGGATCGGTTCCTGTCAATGGCTCTTTTTCACTGTTTACCCCCATAAG TTACAAAGGCAACCCCAATTTGAAAATGCCACCAACTCCAACACCTCCCCCCATTCAAACGCCATCGGGTTCATCTTCAG GCGCGAATAGCGCCACTGGAGCCATTGCTGGAGGTGTTGCTGCTGGTGCAGCTCTACTGTTTGCAGCTCCTGCGATCTCCCTTGCTTGGTGGCGGCGAAGGAAGCCTCAGGATCATTTCTTTGATGTTCCGG CTGAAGAAGATCCAGAAGTGCATCTGGGACAACTAAAAAGGTTTTCCTTGAGAGAACTGCAAGTTGCCTCGGATAACTTTAGCCACAAAAACATCCTTGGTAGAGGTGGCTTTGGAAAAGTTTACAAGGGCCGACTGGCCGACGGTTCTCTTGTTGCAGTCAAGAGGCTGAAAGAGGAGCGCACTCAAGGGGCGGGAGAACTCCAGTTTCAGACCGAAGTTGAAATGATTAGCATGGCTGTCCATCGGAATCTTCTTAGGTTGCGTGGTTTCTGCATGACACCAACAGAGCGATTGCTTGTTTATCCGTACATGGCTAATGGCAGTGTTGCATCCTGTTTGAGAG ATCGCCCAGAGTCACAGCCGCCTCTTAATTGGGAAATTAGGCAGCGAATTGCACTAGGGGCAGCAAGGGGGCTTGCTTACTTGCATGATCACTGCGACCCAAAAATTATCCATCGTGATGTGAAGGCTGCTAACATATTGTTAGATGAGGAGTATGAAGCAGTTGTTGGGGACTTTGGACTGGCCAAACTTATGGACTACAAAGATACTCATGTCACTACAGCTGTACGAGGTACAATCGGGCATATAGCACCAGAATACCTGTCAACTGGAAAATCTTCGGAGAAAACAGACGTCTTTGGCTACGGTGTTATGCTTCTTGAGCTCATCACGGGACAGAGGGCATTTGATCTTGCCCGGCTAGCCAATGATGATGATGTTATGTTACTCGACTGG GTAAAAGGACTTCTGAAAGAGAAGAAGTTGGAGACCTTAGTTGATGCCGATTTACAGGGTAATTATGTTGAACCTGAAGTTGAGCAGCTTATTCAAGTTGCATTGCTTTGCACACAAAGCTCTCCAACCGAACGCCCAAAGATGTCGGAGGTGGTTAGAATGCTTGAAGGTGATGGATTGGCTGAGAGGTGGGAGGAATGGCAAAAAGAGGAGATGTTTCGCCAGGATTTTACCCACATTCCCCCTGGCTCTGACTGGCCTGTTGATTCCACATCGAACCTTCGCCCAGATGAATTGTCGGGTCCTAGATGA
- the LOC141604574 gene encoding protein IQ-DOMAIN 32, whose product MGKSSSCLKMVACGSNTATADSDEDDHHIHHLTLTSTTTTQTKSSPDKDKRGWSFRKKSGRHNLTSEPPSSFPDKGADFQSPLKSATTTTTTDDNKPLVPKNDDEKPQLPPEPLDDALPKPLSPQIQLTTPQPDDTPMLLEDATFDSPLDLGTVIQSAVPKDDFSEQFNSADEPLAITLQASIRGFLIRQQFLHLKNVVMLQAVIRGHLVRRNAVETLHCIQGIAKVQALVRAHTSKSLDQNYIKSEGQFSTAKLLKNSFARQLMESTPKPNTVNIRCDPFSPNSAWAWLERWMSVTSAELEKVNQVEPRRSEADIELSSRSLSDSFDSKSIVDEIKKSSEGNHVVDPIDSQSSPPFFVEKEQPDDHMAEEIYDSVNSVKMDALINVSSGSHIEPSSLPDEAATEIQQAKLCAKRSASEELNGEGKKLICGSRKASHLEVGADTFSSPEETCIRTSEPSVVGVDVPSDPRVIVAGSECGTELSITSTLDSPDRYELENAQPELQVKILETSAGCETNPMCDVRSETTQQEDVHEFPGGLSVSAVVAQVLPGLEQKSEIKASDELMKFPSVVSDVIEENEQKEVTSEQDACLEHVTGLPAEKLSPETSPRSHMTVPESHGTPSSQVSLKDKRNKVGKSGSNTKRSPLSASKRSPSNPNLESGSRSSVEHLAKDHKSGKRRNSFGSTKSDTDQEPRDSNSHNSVPSYMQATKSAKAKAHSPRSSPDFHDKEVNSKKRPTLSAAGGGRQGSPRVQRSPSEGVQGAKTNGSHPSNERKWQR is encoded by the exons ATGGGTAAGTCGTCTTCATGTTTGAAGATGGTAGCATGCGGCAGCAACACCGCCACCGCTGATTCTGATGAAGAtgatcatcatattcatcatcttACACTCACTTCTACTACTACTACTCAG ACTAAGTCGTCCCCTGATAAAGATAAACGTGGGTGGAGTTTTAGGAAGAAATCTGGTAGGCACAATCTTACTTCAGAACCCCCGTCATCTTTCCCAGATAAAGGGGCTGATTTTCAATCACCACTTAAGTCCGCcaccactaccactaccactgATGACAACAAACCTCTTGTTCCCAAAAATGATGATGAGAAGCCACAGCTACCACCTGAACCACTTGATGATGCACTTCCCAAACCTCTTTCTCCACAAATTCAACTTACTACGCCTCAACCTGATGACACTCCCATGCTTCTGGAAGATGCTACTTTTGACTCACCTCTTGATCTAGGTACAGTCATCCAATCAGCTGTTCCCAAAGATGATTTCTCAGAACAATTCAATTCTGCGGATGAGCCTCTTGCTATTACTCTTCAGGCATCAATAAGAGGATTTCTG ATTCGACAGCAATTTTTGCATTTAAAGAATGTTGTTATGCTCCAAGCTGTTATTCGGGGCCACCTGGTGCGCAGGAATGCCGTTGAGACTCTCCATTGTATCCAAGGCATTGCAAAGGTCCAAGCACTCGTGCGTGCTCACACTTCAAAGTCATTG GACCAAAACTATATAAAGAGTGAAGGACAATTTTCTACTGCGAAGCTGCTTAAGAATAGTTTTGCACGGCAG TTGATGGAGTCAACACCGAAACCAAACACTGTGAACATCAGATGTGATCCATTCAGCCCCAACTCTGCCTGGGCTTGGCTGGAGAGGTGGATGTCCGTCACATCTGCTGAACTTGAGAAGGTTAATCAGGTTGAGCCACGTCGATCAGAAGCTGATATTGAGCTTTCATCAAGGTCTCTGTCAGACTCATTTGATTCAAAGTCCATCGTGGATGAGATTAAGAAATCAAGCGAAGGAAACCATGTCGTGGACCCCATTGATTCTCAGTCATCTCCTCCTTTCTTTGTGGAGAAGGAGCAACCTGACGATCATATGGCAGAGGAAATTTATGATAGTGTGAATTCTGTAAAGATGGATGCTCTTATAAATGTAAGTTCTGGCTCACACATAGAGCCTTCATCCCTTCCAGATGAAGCTGCTACAGAGATCCAACAGGCTAAGCTTTGTGCAAAGCGATCAGCATCAGAAGAGCTGAATGGCGAGGGAAAGAAGCTAATATGTGGATCAAGGAAGGCTAGTCATCTAGAAGTTGGGGCTGATACATTCTCATCTCCGGAagaaacttgtattagaactagTGAGCCTAGTGTTGTAGGAGTTGACGTGCCTTCTGATCCCCGAGTTATTGTTGCTGGGTCTGAATGTGGTACTGAACTTTCAATTACTTCCACACTCGATTCTCCTGATAGGTATGAGCTTGAAAATGCACAACCTGAGCTGCAAGTCAAGATACTGGAGACGTCTGCTGGTTGTGAAACCAACCCCATGTGTGATGTACGTTCTGAGACCACCCAGCAGGAAGATGTCCATGAGTTCCCGGGTGGTTTGTCTGTTAGTGCTGTTGTAGCACAAGTCTTGCCTGGGCTGGAGCAGAAATCTGAGATAAAAGCATCAGATGAGTTGATGAAATTCCCAAGTGTTGTTTCTGATGTTATTGAAGAAAACGAGCAGAAAGAAGTGACAAGTGAACAGGATGCCTGCTTAGAACATGTGACAGGGCTTCCAGCGGAAAAATTATCCCCTGAAACTTCTCCTAGAAGTCATATGACTGTGCCGGAATCTCATGGGACTCCTTCCAGCCAAGTGTCACTTAAAGATAAAAGGAACAAAGTTGGTAAAAGTGGGTCCAATACAAAACGTAGTCCCCTTTCTGCAAGTAAGAGATCTCCCTCAAATCCAAATCTGGAGTCGGGATCAAGAAGTAGTGTCGAGCATTTGGCAAAAGATCATAAAAGTGGCAAGAGGAGAAATTCTTTTGGGTCAACAAAATCTGATACTGATCAGGAGCCTAGAGACAGTAATAGTCATAATTCTGTACCAAGCTATATGCAAGCCACCAAATCTGCTAAAGCTAAAGCTCATTCCCCTAGATCTAGCCCAGATTTCCATGATAAGGAGGTCAACTCTAAGAAGAGACCGACATTATCTGCTGCTGGTGGTGGGAGGCAGGGCTCTCCTCGTGTTCAACGTTCACCTTCTGAAGGAGTGCAGGGTGCAAAAACTAATGGTTCCCATCCTTCTAACG AGAGGAAATGGCAAAGGTGA